From Dietzia sp. ANT_WB102, a single genomic window includes:
- the ggt gene encoding gamma-glutamyltransferase gives MRSRKTGRIARAVLALTLTPVLVATACSSDPGGAEKDAVSSSPPPPAVPDPAARPGSLDGPPLPVQDAAPCAQNGGGTPVGGPRDGDTGPAGPIADNPEIATGYRTGMTPVATASYSVSTAHPLSTLAACEVLADGGTAADALVTAQAVLGLVEPQSSGLGGGGFLVYYDRDTRQLETYDGRETAPAAATADYLRHISPEDTTEPQPDARRSGRSIGVPGILRLLEMAHRDHGNREWRQLFDPAVTLADNGFDISPRLAESIAASAEDLARDPDTAAYFLDGGAGKTAGTRLTNPAYAKTLTAVATEGADAFYTGAIAEAIVEQVSTQREGITPGAMTLDDLAGYQAITRDPVCSPYRDHAVCGMGPPSSGGTTVDATMTMLADKDLAAYPPVDVNADGGLPSPEAVHLVTEAERLAYADRDVYIADPRFVPPPLGSPLTLLRPGYLAGRAELIDPDRSMGEAEPGDFAFDSRGVFTGPEHGTSHISIVDANGDAAALTTTVESAFGSFQMVDGFLLNNQLTDFAAEPRDEAGELQANRVQPGKRPRSSMAPTLVFDGSPLNRGELRAVVGSPGGSRIIQFVVKTLVGMFDWGLDPQQAVGAPSFGASNSPETAVGGEHPAVAGDAAALTGRLTELGHKVSTEDQSSGLSAILRQSDGTLVGGADPRREGVVLGG, from the coding sequence ATGCGCTCGAGAAAAACCGGACGGATCGCACGCGCGGTCCTCGCACTGACACTCACGCCCGTCCTGGTAGCTACGGCCTGCTCGTCCGACCCCGGGGGCGCTGAGAAGGACGCGGTGAGCTCCTCGCCGCCGCCACCCGCTGTGCCGGACCCCGCCGCCCGTCCCGGTTCCCTCGACGGTCCACCACTCCCCGTCCAGGACGCCGCGCCCTGCGCACAGAACGGCGGCGGCACGCCGGTGGGAGGTCCCCGCGACGGGGACACGGGCCCCGCCGGCCCCATCGCCGACAACCCGGAGATCGCGACCGGGTACCGCACCGGCATGACCCCCGTGGCAACCGCGTCGTACTCGGTGTCCACGGCGCACCCCCTGTCCACGCTGGCCGCGTGCGAAGTGCTCGCCGACGGGGGCACCGCCGCCGACGCGCTCGTCACCGCCCAGGCCGTGTTGGGGCTGGTCGAACCGCAGTCTTCCGGCCTCGGCGGCGGCGGGTTCCTCGTCTATTACGACCGGGACACCCGGCAGCTCGAGACCTACGACGGCCGCGAGACCGCTCCTGCGGCCGCCACCGCCGACTACCTCCGCCACATCTCCCCCGAGGACACCACCGAACCGCAGCCCGACGCCCGCCGCAGTGGCCGGTCCATCGGCGTGCCCGGAATCCTCCGCTTGCTCGAAATGGCCCACCGCGACCACGGCAACCGCGAGTGGCGCCAGCTTTTCGATCCGGCCGTGACGCTGGCCGACAACGGATTCGACATCAGCCCCCGCCTGGCGGAATCGATCGCGGCGTCCGCCGAGGACCTGGCCCGGGACCCCGACACCGCCGCCTACTTCCTCGACGGCGGGGCCGGCAAGACCGCCGGGACGCGGCTCACCAACCCCGCCTACGCCAAGACACTCACGGCGGTGGCCACCGAGGGCGCCGACGCGTTCTACACCGGCGCGATCGCGGAGGCCATCGTCGAGCAGGTCAGCACGCAGCGCGAAGGCATCACGCCGGGCGCGATGACACTCGACGACCTGGCCGGCTACCAGGCGATCACCCGCGACCCCGTGTGCAGCCCCTACCGGGACCACGCCGTGTGCGGAATGGGACCGCCCTCATCCGGCGGCACCACGGTCGATGCCACCATGACGATGCTGGCGGACAAGGACCTCGCCGCGTACCCACCGGTCGACGTCAACGCCGACGGGGGCCTGCCGTCGCCCGAGGCCGTCCACCTGGTGACCGAGGCCGAACGGCTCGCCTACGCCGATCGCGACGTCTACATCGCCGACCCCCGCTTCGTGCCGCCTCCCCTCGGTTCTCCCCTGACCCTGCTGCGGCCGGGCTACCTGGCCGGGCGGGCCGAACTCATCGACCCCGACCGCTCCATGGGCGAGGCCGAACCAGGTGACTTCGCGTTTGACTCCCGCGGCGTGTTCACCGGGCCCGAGCACGGCACCAGCCACATCAGCATCGTCGACGCCAATGGCGACGCCGCCGCGCTCACCACCACGGTGGAGTCTGCATTCGGCTCCTTCCAGATGGTCGACGGTTTCCTGCTCAACAACCAACTCACCGACTTCGCCGCCGAACCGCGCGACGAGGCAGGAGAACTGCAGGCCAACCGGGTCCAACCCGGCAAGCGGCCGCGCTCGTCCATGGCGCCGACGCTGGTCTTCGACGGGTCGCCCCTCAACCGTGGCGAACTGCGGGCCGTGGTGGGCTCGCCCGGCGGGTCGCGGATCATCCAGTTCGTGGTCAAGACGCTCGTCGGAATGTTCGACTGGGGGCTGGACCCGCAGCAGGCCGTGGGCGCTCCGTCCTTCGGGGCGTCGAACTCTCCCGAGACCGCGGTGGGCGGCGAGCACCCTGCCGTGGCCGGTGACGCCGCCGCGCTGACGGGCCGCCTGACCGAACTCGGTCACAAGGTCTCCACCGAGGACCAGTCCTCCGGACTCTCAGCGATCCTGCGTCAGAGCGACGGCACCCTCGTGGGCGGCGCTGATCCGCGGCGCGAGGGGGTGGTCCTGGGCGGGTGA
- a CDS encoding carboxymuconolactone decarboxylase family protein, which produces MTTTSSAGEGPSAGDLRTQGFSTRREVMSDAFVDRAMDRAAGTASEAIQHVVTENVWGNIWNRPGLGRRDRSLLNIGMLVALRAEAELSGHVRGGLTNGLTREEITEAVIHSSGYCGAPAALSAMRTVQEVFDDLDG; this is translated from the coding sequence ATGACGACGACGAGCTCGGCGGGTGAGGGGCCTTCGGCCGGAGATCTGCGGACACAGGGATTCTCGACCAGGCGCGAGGTGATGAGCGACGCCTTCGTCGACCGGGCCATGGACCGGGCGGCCGGGACGGCGTCGGAGGCGATCCAGCACGTGGTCACCGAGAACGTCTGGGGCAACATCTGGAACCGGCCCGGGCTCGGTCGGCGTGACCGCAGTCTGCTGAACATCGGGATGCTCGTGGCGCTGCGTGCGGAGGCCGAGCTGTCCGGTCACGTGCGCGGGGGGCTGACCAACGGGCTGACTCGGGAGGAGATCACCGAGGCGGTCATCCACTCGTCGGGGTACTGCGGTGCGCCGGCGGCCCTGTCGGCGATGAGGACCGTCCAGGAGGTCTTCGACGACCTCGACGGGTAG
- a CDS encoding long-chain fatty acid--CoA ligase, with protein sequence MRSTMMPEQLNISTILEFGATVHKDAVITTWTGDEPRKVSFGDMGKRAAQLANALRSLGIDGDQRVATFQWNNSEHMEAYLAIPSMGAVLHPLNIRLFPDQLEFVANHAEDKVIIVDPTLVPLLQPLLPRFSTVEHVIVTGGAAATIEAPEGMQVHDYEALLAAQPTEFDWPEVDENSGAAMCYTSGTTGDPKGVVYSHRSIYLHSMQVCMSDGMDISVDDNVLAIVPMFHAMSWGLPYAAFMVGASLLMPDRFLQPEPLAAMIASEKPTLAAAVPTIWQAVDAYSVGHPIDMSSFRAVVVGGSSCPPELIRKFKENYGINIVHAWGMTETSPIGTLSRPKVSLPEERQFELRKTQGRFIAGVKARIVDEAGEELPWDGESVGELQVRGPWITGSYYKVESSDSFDDGWLRTGDVGYVLPEGFLQLTDRAKDIIKSGGEWISSVEVENYLLEHPAVAEAAVIGVPDPKWDERPLAAIVVKDGIPDPDVEDLRAHLAERMAKWQVPERFAFVDEIPKTSVGKLDKKRIRASHSDGQLEVINALDT encoded by the coding sequence ATGCGCAGCACGATGATGCCGGAGCAGCTGAACATCAGCACGATCCTCGAATTCGGTGCAACCGTCCACAAGGACGCGGTCATCACCACCTGGACAGGCGACGAGCCGCGGAAGGTCTCGTTCGGAGATATGGGCAAGCGGGCCGCGCAGCTGGCCAACGCCCTGCGCTCGCTGGGGATCGACGGTGATCAGCGTGTCGCCACGTTCCAGTGGAACAACTCCGAGCACATGGAGGCGTACCTGGCGATCCCGTCGATGGGCGCCGTGCTGCATCCGCTCAACATCCGGCTGTTCCCCGACCAGCTCGAATTCGTGGCCAACCACGCCGAGGACAAGGTCATCATCGTCGACCCGACCCTGGTGCCGCTGCTGCAGCCGCTCCTTCCTCGGTTCTCCACCGTCGAGCACGTGATCGTCACCGGAGGCGCCGCGGCGACGATCGAGGCTCCCGAGGGGATGCAGGTCCACGATTACGAGGCTCTGCTGGCCGCGCAGCCGACCGAGTTCGACTGGCCCGAGGTGGACGAGAATTCCGGCGCCGCGATGTGTTACACCTCGGGCACCACCGGCGACCCCAAGGGGGTCGTGTATTCGCACCGCTCGATCTACCTGCACTCGATGCAGGTGTGCATGTCCGACGGCATGGACATCTCGGTCGACGACAACGTCCTGGCGATCGTGCCGATGTTCCACGCGATGTCGTGGGGCCTGCCGTATGCCGCGTTCATGGTGGGCGCGTCGTTGCTCATGCCGGACCGTTTCCTGCAGCCTGAGCCGCTCGCCGCGATGATCGCCAGCGAGAAGCCGACCCTCGCCGCAGCGGTGCCGACCATCTGGCAGGCGGTGGATGCCTACTCGGTCGGCCATCCCATCGACATGTCGAGCTTCCGCGCCGTCGTCGTGGGTGGCAGCTCTTGCCCCCCGGAGCTGATCCGCAAGTTCAAGGAGAACTACGGGATCAACATCGTCCACGCGTGGGGCATGACCGAGACTTCCCCTATCGGCACGCTCTCGCGGCCTAAGGTCTCCCTGCCGGAGGAGAGGCAGTTCGAACTTCGAAAGACCCAGGGTCGGTTCATCGCGGGCGTCAAGGCGCGGATCGTCGACGAAGCCGGTGAGGAACTGCCCTGGGACGGCGAATCGGTCGGAGAACTCCAGGTGCGCGGCCCGTGGATCACCGGCAGCTACTACAAGGTGGAATCTTCCGACTCATTTGATGACGGCTGGCTCCGCACCGGGGATGTCGGCTACGTGCTGCCCGAGGGTTTCCTGCAGCTCACCGACCGCGCCAAGGACATCATCAAGTCCGGCGGCGAGTGGATTTCCTCCGTCGAGGTGGAGAACTACCTGCTGGAGCACCCGGCCGTGGCTGAGGCCGCCGTGATCGGTGTGCCGGATCCCAAGTGGGACGAGCGCCCGCTGGCTGCCATCGTCGTCAAGGACGGTATCCCCGACCCCGACGTCGAGGACCTGCGCGCCCACCTGGCCGAGCGCATGGCCAAGTGGCAGGTGCCCGAGCGCTTCGCCTTTGTCGACGAGATCCCCAAGACGTCGGTCGGCAAGCTGGACAAGAAGCGGATCCGTGCCTCGCACTCCGACGGCCAGCTCGAGGTCATCAACGCCCTCGATACCTAG